Proteins encoded in a region of the Bradyrhizobium sp. CB3481 genome:
- a CDS encoding cytochrome c — protein MTGPVRIITGIVAVVLIAAVVAAFAIVWRPALAAVDPPAPQSFDAALVKKGRDLAAIGNCSDCHTARGGRNFSGGVPVQTPFGTIFSTNITPDAETGIGQWSEAAFQRAMRSGVNRQGRHLYPTFPYDHFTNVSDEDDRALYAFLMTRKPVRAPARENELSFPFNQRFAIAGWKLLFLRHDTYRPDPKQSAEWNRGAYLVEGLAHCGACHTPRNALGAERASAQFAGGDVDNWHAYAINDQSRSPVPWTADALFAYLRHGFHPDHGTARGPMAEVADNLSSVPPSDVRAIAVYMAGLSGARAADRKKRGEEASVRSEKAAQTNAAGASIYAAACASCHEGGRPLPFGGVNLGLSTAISSPDPRNLVNIVLSGVRAVEGERSPIMPGFAASMNDEQVSALLNYLRARFSDQPAWTGLEKTIADARRTQSAGLQTSSDPGPGKTSIDPAQRGKP, from the coding sequence TCGCCGTCGTGCTGATCGCAGCCGTCGTGGCGGCGTTTGCGATTGTCTGGCGGCCGGCGCTTGCGGCGGTTGATCCGCCGGCGCCGCAGAGCTTCGATGCGGCGCTGGTCAAGAAGGGCCGGGATCTGGCGGCGATCGGCAATTGCAGCGATTGTCATACCGCGCGCGGGGGTCGGAATTTCTCCGGCGGCGTTCCCGTCCAGACGCCGTTCGGCACGATCTTCTCCACCAACATTACGCCGGACGCCGAAACGGGAATCGGGCAATGGTCGGAGGCCGCGTTTCAGCGCGCGATGCGCTCCGGCGTCAATCGTCAGGGACGGCACCTCTATCCGACGTTCCCTTACGATCACTTCACCAATGTCAGCGATGAGGATGACCGGGCGCTTTATGCCTTCCTGATGACACGCAAGCCGGTTCGTGCGCCGGCGCGCGAGAACGAGTTGTCCTTCCCGTTCAACCAGCGTTTTGCCATTGCGGGTTGGAAATTGCTGTTCCTTCGTCACGACACGTATCGGCCCGATCCCAAGCAGAGCGCCGAATGGAATCGTGGCGCGTATCTGGTCGAGGGGCTCGCGCATTGCGGCGCCTGCCACACGCCGCGCAACGCGCTGGGTGCAGAGCGCGCCAGCGCGCAGTTCGCCGGCGGCGATGTCGACAATTGGCACGCCTATGCGATCAATGACCAGTCCCGCTCGCCGGTGCCCTGGACCGCCGATGCTCTGTTTGCCTATCTGCGCCACGGCTTCCATCCCGATCACGGCACGGCGCGCGGGCCGATGGCGGAGGTAGCCGATAACCTGTCGTCGGTGCCGCCAAGCGATGTTCGCGCCATTGCGGTCTACATGGCCGGCCTATCGGGCGCGCGAGCGGCGGACCGCAAGAAACGGGGCGAGGAGGCGTCGGTGCGCAGCGAGAAGGCTGCGCAAACCAACGCAGCCGGCGCGTCGATCTACGCTGCGGCCTGCGCGTCATGCCATGAAGGCGGCCGGCCATTGCCGTTCGGCGGCGTCAATCTCGGCCTCAGCACCGCGATATCGAGTCCCGATCCGCGCAACCTCGTCAACATCGTGCTGTCGGGCGTCCGCGCGGTGGAAGGCGAGCGCAGCCCGATCATGCCGGGCTTTGCCGCCAGCATGAATGATGAGCAGGTTTCGGCCCTGTTGAATTATCTGCGGGCGCGGTTCAGCGATCAGCCGGCATGGACCGGCCTCGAGAAGACCATCGCGGACGCGCGCCGCACGCAATCCGCAGGTCTCCAGACATCGTCCGACCCAGGACCAGGCAAAACGTCCATCGATCCAGCGCAGCGAGGCAAGCCATGA